The Acidimicrobiales bacterium genome has a segment encoding these proteins:
- a CDS encoding DM13 domain-containing protein: MPVLLVAVLAIVGPACGDSAEKSGSATTTTAAAATTTSAVPRQTSAPRWETVSTFTGTADATTPTFAIAPDVIQWRVRWHCESGHLTIESDPKQQRHPEPTVDAPCVGPDATPEKAVGYGIVEGQVKLVVKATSPWQITVDQQIDTPLLEPPLPGMDTAKVLGQGEFYDIEMKGKGKARMLELADGSRALRLEDFEVSSNTDLFLWLSEAPAPKTSKDAVDAPYVVLGNLKSTLGNENYVLPADLPPERIRSIVIWCAPVRIAYTAAVLAPPS; encoded by the coding sequence GTGCCCGTGCTGCTCGTGGCCGTTCTGGCCATCGTCGGACCTGCGTGCGGCGACAGCGCCGAGAAGAGCGGATCGGCGACCACGACGACGGCCGCCGCCGCAACGACCACGTCGGCCGTCCCTCGCCAGACGTCGGCTCCGCGGTGGGAGACGGTGTCGACGTTCACCGGCACTGCCGATGCCACCACGCCGACGTTCGCCATCGCTCCCGATGTGATCCAGTGGCGGGTGCGCTGGCACTGCGAGTCGGGCCACCTCACCATCGAGAGCGACCCGAAGCAGCAGCGCCACCCCGAGCCCACGGTGGATGCGCCCTGCGTCGGCCCGGACGCCACACCGGAGAAGGCGGTCGGGTACGGCATCGTGGAGGGCCAGGTGAAGCTGGTGGTGAAGGCCACCAGCCCGTGGCAGATCACGGTCGACCAGCAGATCGACACGCCCCTTCTCGAGCCACCCCTGCCGGGCATGGACACGGCCAAGGTGCTGGGCCAGGGCGAGTTCTACGACATCGAGATGAAGGGCAAGGGCAAGGCCCGGATGCTCGAGCTGGCGGACGGGTCCCGGGCCCTGCGCCTGGAGGACTTCGAGGTGTCCAGCAACACCGACCTGTTCCTGTGGTTGAGCGAGGCCCCCGCCCCGAAGACCAGCAAGGACGCGGTCGACGCGCCCTACGTGGTGCTCGGGAACCTGAAGAGCACGCTGGGCAACGAGAACTACGTGCTGCCCGCCGACCTGCCGCCGGAGAGGATCAGGTCCATCGTCATCTGGTGCGCCCCGGTCCGCATCGCCTACACGGCAGCGGTCCTCGCCCCGCCGTCCTGA
- a CDS encoding helix-turn-helix domain-containing protein: MIALAREDHAKARFLTVAEVAALLRVSNMTVYRLINAGELAAVRVGKSYRLREDDVDKYLGDRYTEAG, from the coding sequence GTGATTGCACTGGCACGGGAAGACCATGCAAAGGCTCGATTCCTGACGGTTGCCGAGGTCGCGGCCCTCCTCCGGGTCTCGAACATGACGGTGTACCGGCTGATCAACGCCGGGGAGCTGGCCGCCGTCCGGGTGGGCAAGTCGTACCGCTTGCGGGAGGACGACGTCGACAAGTACCTGGGCGACCGTTACACCGAGGCGGGCTGA
- the hemC gene encoding hydroxymethylbilane synthase has protein sequence MTSRALRAATRGSALALAQTRHVAGLLDQPVELVVVDTVGDRRQDVPIWDIGGRGVFVKEVQAAVLDGRADFAVHSAKDLPALTPDGLVLAAVPEREDARDALVGCTLAGLPAGARVATGSVRRRAQLASLRPDLTFTGLRGNIETRLRKAAGVDAIVVAAAALARLGRHEVADVLDPAVMLPQVGQGALALEARADDVAVLAALGASEHRPTRLAVDAERAYLRELGGGCDLPVAAHAVVGSGDNLTLTAMIASLDGHTVLQGTDTGTDPEELGRALARRLLDRSGGAWLLDSLRGLA, from the coding sequence GTGACGTCCCGGGCGCTCCGGGCGGCCACCCGCGGGAGCGCCCTGGCCCTCGCCCAGACCAGACACGTGGCGGGCCTGCTGGACCAGCCGGTCGAGCTGGTCGTGGTCGACACGGTGGGGGACCGCCGCCAGGACGTGCCGATCTGGGACATCGGCGGCCGTGGCGTCTTCGTCAAGGAAGTTCAGGCGGCCGTCCTCGACGGGCGGGCCGACTTCGCCGTCCACTCGGCCAAGGACCTGCCCGCGCTGACGCCGGACGGCCTGGTGCTGGCCGCCGTTCCCGAACGGGAGGACGCCCGCGACGCCCTGGTGGGCTGCACGCTCGCCGGTCTGCCCGCCGGTGCGCGGGTCGCCACCGGATCGGTGCGCCGGCGGGCCCAGCTGGCATCGCTGCGCCCGGACCTCACCTTCACCGGACTGCGGGGCAACATCGAGACGCGCCTGCGAAAGGCCGCCGGCGTCGACGCCATCGTGGTGGCCGCCGCCGCCCTGGCCCGTCTCGGCCGCCACGAGGTCGCCGACGTCCTCGACCCCGCGGTGATGCTGCCCCAGGTCGGCCAGGGCGCGCTCGCCCTCGAGGCCCGGGCGGACGACGTCGCCGTCCTCGCCGCCCTGGGAGCGTCGGAGCACCGGCCCACCCGCCTGGCCGTCGACGCCGAGCGTGCCTACCTCCGCGAGCTCGGCGGCGGCTGCGACCTTCCCGTCGCCGCCCACGCCGTCGTCGGCTCGGGCGACAATCTCACCCTGACCGCCATGATCGCGAGCCTTGACGGCCACACCGTCCTCCAGGGCACCGACACCGGCACCGACCCGGAAGAGCTGGGCCGGGCCCTTGCCCGCCGCCTCCTCGACCGGTCCGGCGGCGCGTGGCTCCTCGACAGCCTCCGGGGCCTGGCGTGA
- a CDS encoding bifunctional precorrin-2 dehydrogenase/sirohydrochlorin ferrochelatase: MPVDVALYPVNLLVAGRRCLVVGGGPVAARKAEGLLACGAVVHVVATRVGAGVRALPGVTWDERPYRAGDLAGCRLVVTATGIPDVDGAVFEEGERTGIWVNSADDPANCSFTLPAVVRRGPVVLTVSTGGHSPALAVWLKERLGAQVGPEYEVLADLLSEERDAVRAQGRSTEGMDWRRALDSDMLDLIRSGRVQQAKERLQACLSSS; encoded by the coding sequence GTGCCCGTCGACGTCGCCCTCTACCCGGTGAACCTGCTGGTCGCGGGCCGGCGCTGCCTGGTGGTCGGCGGTGGGCCCGTGGCCGCCCGCAAGGCCGAAGGACTGCTGGCGTGCGGGGCGGTGGTGCACGTGGTGGCCACCCGCGTCGGCGCCGGTGTGCGGGCCCTGCCCGGCGTCACCTGGGACGAGCGCCCGTACCGGGCCGGCGACCTGGCCGGCTGTCGCCTCGTCGTCACGGCCACGGGGATTCCCGATGTCGACGGCGCCGTGTTCGAGGAGGGCGAGCGGACCGGGATCTGGGTGAACAGCGCCGACGACCCGGCCAACTGCTCGTTCACGCTGCCCGCCGTCGTCCGGCGTGGTCCGGTCGTGCTCACGGTGTCCACGGGCGGCCACAGCCCGGCGCTGGCCGTGTGGCTGAAGGAGCGCCTCGGCGCCCAGGTCGGCCCGGAATACGAGGTGCTCGCCGATCTGTTGTCAGAGGAGCGCGACGCCGTGCGGGCGCAGGGACGGTCCACCGAGGGCATGGACTGGCGAAGAGCACTGGACTCCGACATGCTCGACCTCATCAGGTCCGGCCGCGTCCAGCAAGCGAAGGAGCGCCTCCAGGCGTGTCTGTCCTCGTCGTAG
- the proC gene encoding pyrroline-5-carboxylate reductase, translating to MGTRLTLMGGGRMGEALVAGLLAAGWSDAAEIAVVEKVDARRQELAGRFPGLAVSDRPAASDGAVVAVKPDDVEAACRALAETGTPVVLSIAAGVPLSSLERWLGGGVRVVRAMPNTPALVGAGAAAVAAGTTATADDLAWAERLLSAVGMVVRVPEHLLDAVTGLSGSGPAYVFLVAEALIEAGVLAGLPRATSAELVVQTLLGSARLLSESGQGPEALRATVTSPGGTTAAGLQALEDRAVRGAFLAAVQAATERSRRLGGGAS from the coding sequence GTGGGCACGCGACTGACGTTGATGGGCGGGGGCCGGATGGGTGAGGCGCTCGTGGCCGGGCTGCTGGCCGCCGGCTGGAGCGACGCGGCCGAGATCGCCGTGGTGGAGAAGGTCGATGCTCGCCGCCAGGAGCTGGCGGGGCGGTTCCCGGGCCTGGCCGTGTCGGACCGGCCTGCGGCGTCCGACGGTGCCGTGGTCGCCGTGAAGCCCGACGACGTGGAAGCCGCCTGCCGGGCGCTGGCCGAGACCGGCACGCCCGTGGTGCTGTCCATCGCGGCGGGCGTGCCCCTGTCGTCGCTGGAGCGGTGGTTGGGCGGCGGCGTCCGGGTCGTTCGGGCCATGCCGAACACGCCGGCGCTCGTCGGCGCCGGCGCGGCGGCGGTGGCCGCGGGCACCACCGCCACCGCTGACGACCTGGCGTGGGCGGAGCGGCTGCTGTCGGCGGTGGGCATGGTGGTGCGGGTGCCCGAGCACCTGCTCGACGCGGTGACCGGGCTGTCGGGGTCGGGCCCCGCCTACGTCTTCCTCGTGGCCGAGGCGCTCATCGAGGCCGGCGTCCTGGCCGGGCTCCCCCGGGCGACGAGCGCCGAGCTGGTGGTCCAGACGCTGCTCGGCTCCGCCCGCCTCCTGTCGGAGTCCGGGCAGGGGCCCGAGGCACTGCGCGCCACGGTGACGTCGCCGGGCGGCACCACCGCCGCCGGCCTCCAGGCCCTGGAGGACCGGGCCGTCCGGGGCGCGTTCCTCGCCGCCGTGCAGGCGGCGACCGAGCGGTCGCGCCGCCTGGGCGGCGGGGCGAGCTGA
- a CDS encoding SAM-dependent chlorinase/fluorinase, translating into MGRHHDTISFLSDYGLVDEFVGVITSVIRSIAPHAAVIDITHNIPPHDVRAGSLALGRSAQYLMAGVVLAVVDPGVGTDRRAVAVEVGDGESVLVGPDNGLLAPAVAMVGGAGRAVELANEELRLQAPGPTFAGRDVFGPAAAHLCNGVDLADLGPALDPITLRPGLLPLTRNEDGKLVGEVLWVDHFGNAQLNVDPDDIAPLGDRVMLRWGLDQVRTASRAPTYGALKAGEVGLVVDSYGLVSVALDRASAADELRLRPGDAITLEAA; encoded by the coding sequence ATGGGCCGCCACCACGACACCATCTCCTTCCTCTCCGACTACGGCCTCGTCGACGAGTTCGTCGGTGTGATCACGTCGGTGATCCGGTCCATCGCACCGCACGCAGCGGTCATCGACATCACCCACAACATCCCTCCCCACGACGTGCGGGCCGGCTCCCTGGCCCTCGGGCGCAGCGCGCAGTACCTGATGGCGGGCGTCGTGCTGGCCGTGGTCGACCCGGGCGTCGGCACCGACCGCCGGGCCGTGGCGGTGGAGGTGGGCGACGGCGAGTCGGTGCTGGTGGGCCCCGACAACGGGCTGCTCGCCCCCGCAGTGGCCATGGTCGGCGGTGCCGGGCGGGCGGTCGAGCTGGCGAACGAGGAGCTCCGGTTGCAGGCGCCCGGCCCGACGTTCGCCGGGCGGGACGTGTTCGGCCCCGCCGCCGCCCACCTCTGCAACGGAGTGGACCTGGCCGACCTGGGCCCGGCGCTCGACCCGATCACGCTGCGACCGGGTTTGCTGCCCCTCACCCGCAACGAGGACGGCAAGCTCGTGGGCGAGGTCCTGTGGGTCGACCACTTCGGCAACGCCCAGCTGAACGTCGATCCCGACGACATCGCGCCGCTGGGCGACCGGGTCATGCTGCGGTGGGGCCTCGACCAGGTGCGCACGGCCAGCAGGGCCCCGACCTACGGTGCCCTCAAGGCCGGGGAGGTGGGGTTGGTCGTGGACTCGTACGGGTTGGTGTCGGTGGCGCTGGACCGGGCGTCGGCGGCCGACGAGCTGCGCCTCCGCCCGGGTGATGCGATCACCCTGGAGGCGGCGTGA
- a CDS encoding phosphatase PAP2 family protein yields the protein MILVSRTSRRAPGRGRPRRPVALVVAMALVAGACGGDDDTSSDATTGTTAAGVEAAHAEPTAGDWKTWVLTSPEQFQVPPPPGAGSAEEKAEDAELRKLVTERTPEVADFVRKWSGDGEPISAPWMGSALEFISAREKDPAASSRAYALVAVAAYDAMVATWHYKYKYDRKAPDVVPKLAEAGPDPSYPNEHAAIAQATASVLAYVFPERPALRLQEDADQAADSRVLAGAARRSDVDAGLALGQKVAEAVITHAKADGSDAVWDGKRPGGRPRYWEPPTGKVANPVSPLAGTWKTWVMKSGDQFRPPPPPVFGSPEFTAAAKEVVAIQQNLTEEQRKAAVYWAGGQGTPLPAGIWNEVTLAYLRDLRPSEPQAERVMALANVAMADAGVAAWDTKYAYWDPRPENGIQDSGVDPNWKPLFDTPFFPSYISGHATYSAAIAEVLSFVFPKREKDFRAKALEASNSRAWGGIHWPLDSTVGMEVGSKIGKLVIEYARTDGAPDIT from the coding sequence GTGATCCTGGTCTCCCGTACATCCCGGCGTGCACCCGGCCGGGGGCGGCCCCGCCGCCCGGTCGCCCTCGTCGTGGCGATGGCCCTGGTGGCCGGTGCCTGTGGAGGCGACGACGACACGTCCTCCGACGCCACGACCGGGACCACGGCGGCCGGCGTGGAGGCGGCCCACGCCGAGCCCACCGCCGGGGACTGGAAGACGTGGGTCCTCACGTCGCCGGAGCAGTTCCAGGTTCCGCCGCCGCCCGGTGCGGGATCGGCGGAGGAGAAGGCGGAGGACGCCGAGCTGAGGAAGTTGGTGACCGAGCGCACCCCCGAGGTCGCCGACTTCGTCCGCAAGTGGAGCGGTGACGGCGAGCCGATCTCGGCACCGTGGATGGGCAGCGCGCTGGAGTTCATCTCCGCCCGCGAGAAGGACCCGGCCGCCTCGTCCCGCGCCTACGCGCTGGTGGCCGTCGCCGCCTACGACGCCATGGTCGCCACCTGGCACTACAAGTACAAGTACGACCGCAAGGCACCCGACGTCGTGCCGAAGCTGGCGGAGGCCGGCCCCGACCCCTCCTATCCCAACGAGCACGCGGCCATCGCCCAGGCCACGGCCAGCGTCCTCGCCTACGTGTTCCCCGAGCGGCCTGCGCTGCGCCTCCAGGAGGACGCCGACCAGGCCGCCGACTCTCGCGTGCTGGCCGGCGCCGCACGGCGCAGCGACGTCGACGCCGGGCTGGCCCTCGGCCAGAAGGTGGCCGAGGCGGTCATCACCCACGCCAAGGCCGACGGGTCGGACGCGGTCTGGGACGGCAAGCGCCCGGGTGGCCGCCCCCGCTACTGGGAGCCGCCGACGGGCAAGGTGGCGAACCCGGTGTCGCCCCTGGCCGGCACGTGGAAGACCTGGGTGATGAAGTCCGGTGACCAGTTCCGGCCGCCCCCGCCGCCCGTGTTCGGCTCGCCCGAGTTCACGGCGGCAGCCAAGGAGGTGGTGGCCATCCAGCAGAACCTGACCGAGGAGCAGCGCAAGGCCGCCGTCTACTGGGCCGGCGGGCAGGGCACCCCGCTCCCGGCCGGGATCTGGAACGAGGTCACGCTCGCCTACCTGCGGGACCTGCGGCCGAGCGAGCCGCAGGCGGAGCGGGTGATGGCCCTCGCCAACGTGGCCATGGCCGACGCCGGCGTGGCTGCCTGGGACACCAAGTACGCCTACTGGGACCCCCGTCCGGAGAACGGCATCCAGGACTCGGGCGTCGACCCGAACTGGAAGCCCCTGTTCGACACGCCGTTCTTCCCGTCGTACATCTCGGGCCACGCCACGTACTCGGCAGCCATCGCCGAGGTCCTGTCATTCGTGTTCCCCAAGCGCGAGAAGGACTTCCGGGCCAAGGCGCTGGAAGCCTCCAACTCGAGGGCATGGGGCGGGATCCACTGGCCCCTCGACAGCACGGTGGGCATGGAGGTCGGCAGCAAGATCGGCAAGCTCGTCATCGAGTACGCCCGCACCGACGGCGCTCCAGACATCACCTGA
- a CDS encoding redox-sensing transcriptional repressor Rex: protein MADRGRRRIPEATVARLPVYLRSLYELSDGPGTISSERLAEMAGVNAAKVRKDLSYLGSYGTRGVGYDVEYLLYQISRELGLTQDWPVAIVGMGNLGHALANYRGFMARGFRIVALFDADPAKVGEHVGGLDISHLDELGALAESLELAIGVVATPASAAQDVADRLVAAGVGSILNFAPVVLSVPPQVSVRKVDLSIELQILSFYQQRRPVPGSDSNTAS from the coding sequence ATGGCAGACCGCGGGCGACGGCGCATTCCCGAGGCGACCGTGGCTCGCCTGCCGGTGTACCTGCGCAGCCTCTACGAACTGTCCGACGGTCCGGGCACGATCTCGTCGGAGCGGCTGGCCGAGATGGCGGGCGTCAACGCCGCCAAGGTGCGCAAGGACCTGTCCTACCTCGGCTCGTACGGCACCCGGGGGGTCGGCTACGACGTCGAGTACCTGCTGTACCAGATCAGCAGGGAGCTGGGGCTCACGCAGGACTGGCCGGTGGCCATCGTCGGCATGGGCAACCTCGGCCACGCCCTGGCCAACTACCGCGGGTTCATGGCCCGTGGCTTCCGGATCGTCGCGCTGTTCGACGCCGATCCCGCCAAGGTCGGCGAGCACGTGGGCGGCCTCGACATCAGCCACCTCGACGAGCTCGGCGCCCTGGCCGAGTCGCTCGAGCTCGCCATCGGCGTGGTCGCCACCCCGGCGTCGGCCGCCCAGGACGTGGCCGACCGGCTGGTGGCCGCCGGGGTGGGATCCATCCTCAACTTCGCTCCGGTGGTGCTCTCGGTGCCGCCGCAGGTGTCGGTCCGCAAGGTGGACCTGTCGATCGAGCTCCAGATCCTGTCCTTCTACCAGCAGCGCCGCCCGGTGCCGGGCAGCGACTCGAACACCGCCTCCTAG
- the hemA gene encoding glutamyl-tRNA reductase: MSVLVVGLNHRTVPLEILERMTVNDGRLPKALADLRGRENLGEVVLLSTCMRTEVYATAARFHGAVVDVRNFLAELGFTAPEEFSDHLYSYYEDGATSHLFRVVSGIDSAVVGESEILGQVRGAWEKAVSEGAAGPVLGNLFRHAVEVGKRVRSETAIGRGTTSVSQAAVAMASERLGGLAGRRILVLGAGDMGEGMAVALAATPGLADVMVANRSWAGAVALAHKVGGRPVELGVLGSALEDADLLLTSTASPTVLLHADDLEAVMAARPDRPLLVVDIAVPRDVDPAVGRLPGVDLLDMDDLRAFADAGMAGRRGEIDRVQVIVDEEVERYAAVATARELAPLVVALRRRGEDLRAAELERFAPRLEGLDPRQAEAVDALTKALLAKLLHEPTVRLKEAAGSPGGERLAESLRALFDL, encoded by the coding sequence GTGTCTGTCCTCGTCGTAGGCCTCAACCACCGCACGGTGCCGCTCGAGATCCTCGAGCGCATGACGGTGAACGACGGCCGCCTCCCGAAGGCGCTGGCCGACCTGCGCGGGCGGGAGAACCTGGGCGAGGTGGTGCTCCTGTCCACCTGCATGCGCACCGAGGTCTACGCAACGGCCGCCCGCTTCCACGGGGCGGTAGTCGACGTCCGCAACTTCCTGGCCGAGCTCGGCTTCACCGCTCCCGAGGAGTTTTCCGACCACCTGTACTCGTACTACGAGGACGGGGCCACGTCGCACCTGTTCCGGGTCGTGTCGGGCATCGACTCGGCGGTCGTGGGCGAGAGCGAGATCCTCGGGCAGGTGCGGGGCGCATGGGAGAAGGCGGTCTCGGAGGGCGCCGCCGGCCCGGTGCTCGGCAACCTGTTCCGCCACGCCGTCGAGGTCGGCAAGCGCGTGCGTTCGGAGACGGCCATCGGCCGGGGCACCACGTCGGTCTCCCAGGCGGCCGTGGCCATGGCCTCGGAGCGGCTCGGTGGTCTGGCCGGCCGGCGCATTCTCGTGCTCGGCGCCGGCGACATGGGCGAAGGCATGGCCGTCGCCCTCGCCGCCACGCCCGGCCTCGCCGACGTGATGGTCGCCAACCGGAGTTGGGCCGGCGCCGTCGCCCTCGCCCACAAGGTCGGTGGCCGTCCGGTCGAGCTCGGTGTCCTCGGGAGCGCGCTCGAGGACGCCGACCTGCTCCTCACGTCCACCGCCTCACCCACGGTGCTGCTCCACGCCGACGACCTCGAGGCGGTGATGGCGGCGCGGCCCGACCGGCCCCTCCTGGTGGTCGACATCGCCGTTCCGCGCGACGTCGATCCGGCCGTGGGCCGCCTCCCCGGCGTCGACCTGCTCGACATGGACGACCTGCGCGCCTTCGCCGATGCGGGGATGGCCGGCCGCCGCGGCGAGATCGACCGAGTGCAGGTGATCGTCGACGAGGAGGTCGAGCGCTACGCCGCGGTGGCCACCGCCCGCGAGCTGGCGCCGCTGGTCGTGGCGCTGCGCCGGCGGGGTGAGGACCTGCGGGCGGCGGAGCTCGAGCGCTTCGCCCCCAGGCTCGAGGGTCTCGATCCCCGCCAGGCCGAGGCGGTCGACGCCCTCACCAAGGCGCTGCTGGCGAAGCTGCTCCACGAACCCACCGTGCGCCTGAAGGAGGCGGCGGGGTCTCCCGGCGGCGAGCGCCTGGCCGAGTCCCTCCGGGCGCTGTTCGACCTCTAG
- the cobA gene encoding uroporphyrinogen-III C-methyltransferase, whose translation MTVYLVGAGPGDPGLLTVRGAEVLGRADVVLHDRLASASLLDLAPATAERIDVGKRPGGPVDQEAINALLVAHGAAGRAVVRLKGGDPYVFGRGGEEALALLDAGVAFEVVPGVSAAVAAPAYAGVPLTHRGLSTSFTVLTGHREHGSDRPTDWEALGRAGGTIVVLMGVAHRADFVPRLIAGGLAPETPVVAVRWGTRPEQRTVRTTLLELPHAELEPPVTIVVGRVAGLDLAWFERLPLFGRRIVVTRAPHQAGGLADRLRAAGAAVVEVPTIAIVPAHDGGAALRAAAARLHLYAWVVFTSANAVDPFLATLHDSRAFGGACIAAIGPGTAAALARHGLVPDLVPARFVAESLLDAFPAPPAGGAAVLVPRAAEGREVLPDGLRARGWTVDVVEAYRTEPAAVAPARLAEATGADAIVFTSASSVTAWVAAAGAGATPPVVACIGPVTSEAACAAGLAVTATAAEATLDGLVGALVDALGPVR comes from the coding sequence ATGACGGTGTACCTGGTGGGGGCCGGCCCGGGGGACCCGGGGCTCCTCACGGTGCGCGGCGCCGAGGTGCTGGGCCGGGCCGACGTCGTGCTGCACGACCGCCTGGCGTCGGCGTCGTTGCTCGACCTCGCTCCGGCGACGGCGGAGCGCATCGACGTCGGAAAGCGCCCGGGCGGGCCCGTCGACCAGGAGGCCATCAACGCGCTCCTCGTGGCGCACGGGGCGGCCGGGCGCGCCGTCGTCCGCCTGAAGGGCGGCGACCCCTACGTGTTCGGGCGGGGCGGGGAGGAGGCACTGGCACTCCTCGATGCGGGCGTCGCCTTCGAGGTGGTGCCAGGCGTGTCCGCCGCCGTCGCCGCCCCCGCCTACGCGGGGGTCCCCCTCACCCACCGGGGGCTGTCCACCTCGTTCACCGTGCTGACCGGGCACCGCGAGCACGGGTCCGACCGACCCACCGACTGGGAGGCGCTCGGGCGGGCGGGCGGCACAATCGTGGTGCTCATGGGCGTCGCCCACCGGGCCGACTTCGTGCCCCGCCTGATCGCCGGCGGCCTGGCGCCGGAGACGCCCGTCGTGGCCGTGCGGTGGGGGACCCGGCCGGAGCAGCGCACCGTGCGCACGACCCTCCTCGAGCTCCCCCATGCCGAGCTCGAGCCGCCGGTCACCATCGTGGTCGGCCGGGTCGCCGGTCTGGACCTGGCCTGGTTCGAGCGTCTTCCGCTTTTCGGCCGGAGGATCGTGGTGACCCGGGCCCCGCACCAGGCAGGAGGGCTGGCAGACCGCCTCCGGGCCGCCGGTGCCGCGGTGGTCGAGGTGCCCACCATCGCCATCGTTCCCGCCCATGACGGTGGCGCCGCCCTGCGGGCCGCCGCCGCCCGGCTCCATCTGTACGCGTGGGTGGTGTTCACCTCGGCCAACGCAGTGGACCCCTTCCTCGCCACCCTGCACGACAGCCGGGCCTTCGGCGGGGCCTGCATCGCCGCCATCGGACCCGGCACCGCCGCCGCGCTGGCGCGCCACGGCCTGGTGCCCGACCTGGTTCCGGCGCGCTTCGTCGCCGAGTCGCTGCTCGATGCCTTCCCCGCTCCTCCTGCCGGCGGGGCCGCCGTCCTGGTGCCGCGAGCGGCGGAGGGGCGCGAGGTGCTGCCCGACGGGCTGCGGGCGCGGGGCTGGACGGTCGACGTGGTCGAGGCGTACCGCACCGAGCCGGCGGCAGTGGCGCCGGCTCGGCTGGCGGAGGCGACGGGCGCCGACGCCATCGTGTTCACGTCGGCGTCGTCGGTGACGGCGTGGGTCGCCGCCGCCGGGGCGGGCGCCACCCCGCCCGTCGTCGCCTGCATCGGCCCGGTGACCTCGGAGGCCGCCTGCGCCGCCGGGCTGGCCGTCACGGCGACGGCGGCCGAGGCGACCCTCGACGGCCTGGTGGGCGCGTTGGTCGACGCACTCGGCCCCGTACGCTGA